Proteins co-encoded in one Coriobacterium glomerans PW2 genomic window:
- a CDS encoding sensor histidine kinase has protein sequence MSWRSARSGIARALGAAKASLAMRCLASVLLYALVIAALLFAVDSVRNSMFDNAFPSMSTVLAHSSALARDDFEELSDTALARCHIVIFDADGGRLYASSRRIARQISPDELSVINDYDQRTFYEVFSGRADGDDGYTILSCTFDAGYMKRIKSSCTLDSDLNILGGSLFQGRRALKKQEFDFIKGIYNTSMSVERYDYRTASGEARTLVLIAPLVSDAAYARVVAEANRVWIFAAPLFLAATAGAGWCMAHQIRRATRPLDRAIGAWRTQRVSLVDREGIPTELVPVYDSFVELMRQVERAHDERQRLITDISHDLKTPLTVIRGYARAFLDDRVPADRRRAYFSAISDKAVDAAEMIDDLFAYAKMEHPEYRPQMKREILGELIRRIGEEADAQVEQSACSLDISLPDHEMAAFVDAQLIGHMLLNLIANACAHNPAGTQILVSLRQQGAYAELSVADDGAGIPPDIAERAFEPFVTENTARTPGGGCGLGLAIARRCAELNGATIAIAERPHAPWRTEILVRIPLAEGPASGLVGSR, from the coding sequence ATGAGCTGGCGCTCGGCGCGCAGCGGGATCGCCCGGGCGCTCGGTGCCGCCAAGGCGAGTCTGGCCATGCGATGCCTGGCGAGCGTCTTGCTCTATGCGCTCGTGATCGCAGCTCTGCTCTTCGCGGTCGATTCGGTGCGCAATTCGATGTTCGACAACGCGTTTCCCTCTATGTCCACCGTGCTCGCCCACAGCTCCGCGCTGGCGCGCGACGATTTCGAGGAGCTTTCGGACACCGCTCTGGCCCGATGTCACATCGTCATCTTCGACGCGGACGGCGGCAGGCTGTACGCATCGAGCAGAAGGATCGCCAGGCAGATCAGTCCCGATGAGCTATCCGTCATCAACGACTACGACCAGCGAACGTTCTACGAGGTATTCTCTGGAAGGGCTGACGGAGATGACGGTTACACGATTCTGAGCTGCACCTTCGATGCAGGTTACATGAAGCGCATCAAATCGAGCTGCACCTTGGACAGCGACCTCAACATCTTGGGCGGCTCGCTGTTCCAGGGACGGCGCGCCCTCAAGAAACAGGAATTCGACTTCATCAAGGGCATCTACAACACGAGCATGTCCGTCGAGCGCTATGACTACCGAACCGCCAGCGGCGAGGCGCGCACCCTCGTGCTCATCGCCCCGCTGGTGAGCGATGCGGCCTACGCGCGCGTCGTCGCCGAGGCGAACCGCGTGTGGATCTTCGCCGCCCCGCTGTTTCTCGCCGCCACCGCGGGAGCCGGATGGTGTATGGCCCACCAGATCAGGCGTGCGACCCGGCCGCTCGACCGGGCGATCGGAGCGTGGCGCACGCAGAGGGTCTCTCTGGTCGACCGAGAGGGGATCCCCACCGAGCTGGTTCCGGTCTACGACAGCTTCGTCGAGCTCATGAGGCAGGTCGAGCGAGCACATGACGAGCGCCAGCGTCTCATCACGGACATCTCGCACGATCTCAAGACGCCGCTCACCGTGATACGCGGATACGCCCGGGCCTTTCTGGACGATCGGGTTCCGGCCGACAGGCGGCGCGCGTACTTCTCCGCCATCAGCGACAAGGCGGTAGACGCCGCCGAGATGATCGACGACCTGTTCGCCTACGCCAAGATGGAGCACCCCGAGTACCGGCCCCAGATGAAGCGCGAGATCCTCGGTGAGCTGATTCGCCGCATCGGCGAGGAGGCTGACGCCCAGGTCGAGCAGTCCGCCTGCTCGCTCGATATCTCGCTGCCCGATCACGAGATGGCGGCATTCGTCGACGCGCAGCTCATAGGGCACATGCTCTTGAACCTGATCGCGAACGCGTGCGCCCACAACCCCGCCGGTACGCAAATCCTCGTGAGCCTGAGACAGCAGGGCGCATATGCCGAGCTGAGCGTCGCCGATGACGGCGCGGGCATTCCGCCCGATATAGCGGAGCGCGCCTTCGAGCCCTTCGTGACCGAGAACACGGCGCGCACGCCGGGGGGCGGATGCGGATTGGGGCTCGCGATAGCCAGACGATGCGCGGAGCTGAACGGGGCAACCATCGCCATCGCCGAGCGGCCGCACGCGCCCTGGCGCACCGAGATCCTGGTGAGGATCCCCCTAGCCGAGGGGCCGGCGAGCGGGTTGGTCGGATCCAGATGA
- a CDS encoding response regulator transcription factor, whose product MADTVLIAEDDGDIIEILSLYLGGSGYEVRAARNGADALEILRREQVAVALVDIMMPKMNGYDLIKAARAESQVPIIIISARAEAADKIIGLDAGADGYITKPFDPLEVTAYIRAVLRRGGSHGHATQSLSGRGDGRIQVGDLEFDTERLCLAKGGEPIALTAAELRIVAALMSRPGRIFTKAQLYACVNGRPCDSGANSVMVHISNIRAKLEDDPLSPRFIKTVRGLGYRLEG is encoded by the coding sequence GTGGCGGACACCGTTCTCATCGCCGAGGACGACGGGGACATCATCGAGATACTCTCGTTGTATCTCGGAGGCAGCGGCTACGAGGTGCGCGCCGCGCGCAACGGAGCCGATGCCCTTGAGATTCTGCGTCGGGAGCAGGTGGCCGTCGCGCTCGTTGACATCATGATGCCCAAGATGAACGGATACGACCTCATCAAGGCCGCGCGCGCCGAAAGCCAGGTCCCCATCATCATCATATCCGCGCGCGCCGAGGCGGCTGACAAGATCATCGGACTCGATGCGGGCGCCGACGGCTATATCACCAAGCCGTTCGACCCCTTGGAGGTCACCGCATACATCCGCGCGGTCCTGAGGCGCGGAGGCTCCCATGGCCACGCGACGCAGAGCCTCTCCGGCAGAGGCGATGGCCGCATTCAGGTGGGCGATCTCGAGTTCGACACCGAGCGCCTGTGCTTGGCGAAGGGCGGCGAACCCATCGCGCTGACCGCAGCCGAGCTGAGAATCGTCGCGGCTCTCATGTCACGTCCGGGCCGCATCTTCACAAAGGCCCAGCTCTATGCCTGCGTGAACGGCCGTCCCTGCGACAGCGGGGCGAACAGCGTCATGGTCCACATCTCGAACATCCGAGCGAAGCTCGAGGACGATCCGCTGAGCCCGCGCTTCATCAAGACCGTCCGCGGGCTGGGTTACCGCCTTGAAGGCTAG
- a CDS encoding DUF2130 domain-containing protein, protein MNEIKCPKCATVFQVDESGYAAIVKQVRDREFLRELEAREQAHEREEKQAAELAAASAKSELERIVAARDAELAQLRERLSATQTERQLAVAQAVGRAERARDEIAAALERERIQRTSDLREAAAALEREQARRATEIEQVKRTSEEMVRFKDEEIERLRDMRARLSTKMVGESLEQHCETEFNRLRMTAFPRAYFEKDSEVVEGTKGDYIFRELDDDGTEIISIMFEMKNEIDTTASRHRNEDFFRKLDQDRKKKGCEYAILVSLLEPDSELYNAGIVDVSYRFPKMYVIRPQFFIPMITLLRSAALGALAAKRELAAVRQQNIDVTTFERKVNDFKDGFAKNYELASRKYRSAIDEIDKTIDHLNKVKDNLMSSDRNLRLANDKAERLTIRRLTRGNETMKKKFEQARGDEVDASE, encoded by the coding sequence ATGAACGAGATCAAGTGTCCCAAGTGCGCGACGGTGTTCCAGGTCGACGAGAGCGGTTACGCCGCGATCGTCAAGCAGGTGCGCGATCGGGAGTTTCTGCGGGAGCTGGAGGCGCGCGAGCAGGCTCACGAGCGCGAGGAGAAGCAGGCGGCCGAGCTCGCCGCCGCCTCCGCGAAATCCGAGCTCGAGCGCATCGTGGCCGCGCGCGACGCCGAGCTCGCGCAGTTGAGGGAACGCTTGAGCGCAACGCAGACCGAGCGGCAGCTGGCCGTCGCGCAGGCCGTCGGCCGAGCTGAGCGAGCGCGCGACGAGATCGCCGCCGCACTCGAGCGCGAGAGGATCCAGCGCACCTCGGATCTGCGCGAGGCGGCCGCCGCGCTCGAGCGCGAGCAGGCGCGGCGCGCCACCGAGATCGAGCAGGTCAAACGCACCAGCGAGGAGATGGTGCGATTCAAGGACGAGGAGATCGAGCGCCTGCGCGACATGAGAGCGCGCCTCTCAACGAAGATGGTGGGGGAGAGCCTGGAGCAGCACTGCGAGACGGAGTTCAACCGGCTCCGCATGACCGCGTTTCCGCGAGCCTACTTCGAAAAGGACAGCGAGGTGGTCGAGGGCACGAAGGGAGACTACATCTTCCGAGAGCTCGACGACGACGGCACCGAGATCATCTCGATCATGTTCGAGATGAAAAACGAGATCGATACCACGGCATCGAGGCATAGAAACGAGGACTTCTTCCGCAAGCTCGATCAGGACCGAAAGAAGAAGGGCTGCGAGTACGCGATCCTGGTCAGTCTGCTCGAGCCGGACAGCGAGCTGTACAACGCCGGCATCGTGGACGTGTCCTATCGCTTCCCCAAGATGTATGTCATCCGGCCGCAGTTCTTCATCCCGATGATCACCCTGCTGCGCAGCGCAGCGCTGGGCGCGCTGGCCGCCAAGCGCGAGCTGGCCGCCGTGCGACAGCAGAACATCGACGTCACCACATTCGAGCGGAAGGTGAATGACTTCAAGGACGGCTTCGCGAAGAACTACGAGCTCGCGAGCAGAAAGTATCGAAGCGCGATCGATGAGATCGATAAGACGATCGATCACCTGAACAAGGTGAAGGACAACCTGATGTCCTCCGATCGCAATCTGCGGTTGGCCAACGACAAGGCCGAGCGCCTCACGATACGCCGGCTCACGCGGGGCAACGAGACCATGAAGAAGAAGTTCGAGCAGGCCCGCGGCGACGAGGTCGACGCGTCCGAATAG
- a CDS encoding MFS transporter, with translation MRSHTTDRPMSFDPIPTAVACAAFFLACMDVLITNIALPTISSELGGGMAAQQWIVDGYTLPFATLLLLAGNLSDRFGAKRIFLAGTVGFALSSLVCALAPTVQILIGGRLLLGISAALILPSSMSIINEAYSREHDRSLALSIWGIGGSAATACGPLLGGLLVPIHWSLVFAINVPVCIVLLGLCRGLKRSPSVSVPFDFIGQVLAIIGLGCLVGGIIEGGSIGFSDPLPVGLLAVGVIGVAAFLVSQTRVAHPMMPLGLFGPHGMRVALLGGFVMILNWNGVVFMCTLFLQQQLGLSPLASGLVFVPTAFISAAGNLLGARLSNWRGIKFTMIVGVSLMAVGFAALLACSRALGALEIAAAVSLVGIGNGISAPAFANLVLTSAPSSEAGIASAMFNMLRQVGGAIGIAVFGVLATAFSTFAVGLSASFAISFLMVAVLIGYIARSPVGASRRRRS, from the coding sequence ATGAGATCGCACACGACCGACCGCCCGATGTCCTTCGATCCGATTCCGACCGCCGTGGCCTGCGCGGCGTTTTTTCTGGCCTGCATGGACGTGCTCATCACCAACATCGCGCTGCCCACGATCAGCTCCGAGCTGGGCGGTGGCATGGCCGCTCAGCAGTGGATCGTGGACGGTTACACGCTGCCGTTCGCCACGCTGCTGCTGCTCGCGGGCAACCTGTCGGATCGCTTTGGGGCCAAGCGCATCTTTCTCGCCGGGACCGTCGGCTTCGCGCTGAGCTCGCTGGTGTGCGCGCTGGCGCCCACCGTCCAGATCCTCATCGGCGGACGTCTGCTTCTGGGCATATCGGCGGCGCTCATCCTGCCCTCCTCGATGTCGATCATCAACGAGGCATACAGTCGCGAACACGATCGCTCGCTCGCGCTGTCGATCTGGGGCATCGGGGGCTCGGCTGCGACCGCGTGCGGACCTCTGCTCGGAGGACTCCTCGTGCCGATCCATTGGAGTCTCGTGTTCGCGATCAACGTGCCGGTCTGCATCGTGCTGCTGGGGCTGTGTCGCGGCCTCAAGCGCTCGCCGTCGGTGAGCGTTCCGTTCGACTTCATCGGGCAGGTGCTGGCCATCATCGGGCTGGGCTGTCTGGTCGGTGGCATCATCGAGGGCGGCTCGATCGGATTTTCCGATCCGCTTCCGGTCGGGTTGCTGGCCGTCGGCGTGATCGGCGTCGCGGCGTTTCTCGTTTCGCAGACGAGGGTGGCCCATCCCATGATGCCGCTGGGTCTGTTCGGACCGCATGGGATGCGCGTCGCGCTTCTCGGCGGCTTCGTCATGATCCTCAACTGGAACGGCGTGGTGTTCATGTGCACGCTCTTCCTGCAGCAGCAGCTCGGGCTGTCACCGCTGGCGAGCGGCCTCGTCTTCGTTCCCACCGCTTTCATCTCGGCCGCCGGCAATCTGCTCGGCGCCCGTCTCTCCAACTGGCGCGGCATCAAGTTCACGATGATCGTCGGCGTGAGTCTCATGGCTGTGGGCTTCGCGGCGCTTCTGGCCTGCTCCCGGGCGCTGGGCGCTCTCGAGATCGCCGCGGCGGTCTCGCTGGTGGGCATCGGCAACGGCATCTCGGCGCCTGCCTTCGCCAACCTCGTGCTCACAAGCGCGCCGTCCTCGGAGGCCGGTATCGCCAGCGCGATGTTCAACATGCTCAGACAGGTGGGCGGCGCGATCGGCATCGCGGTGTTCGGTGTGCTCGCGACCGCGTTCTCGACGTTTGCCGTGGGACTTTCGGCATCGTTTGCGATCTCGTTTCTTATGGTGGCCGTGCTGATCGGCTACATCGCTCGCTCGCCGGTGGGGGCCTCGCGCAGACGTCGATCCTGA
- a CDS encoding DNA cytosine methyltransferase, protein MTGERFPFHEFFAGSGLVGCGLAPWFRSVWANDISERKAAVYRANLDPSVLHVGDISRVSGADLPAASLSWASFPCQDLSLAGNIDGIYSDRSGSVWQWLRVLDEVGEDPPGVICLENVAGLVSAHGGRDYRCLHAALVRRGYSVGALLINADRFAPQSRPRVFVVGTRGRIPEVLLGDGCSWAHPAALVGLGEAIEGFTWWSLPEPRGRTASLEDIVDPDAPFDRDDVLALIPDSHVAKLSASRQRYATGYRRTRAGRQVLELRCDGTAGCLRTPSGGSSRQYLIAWDGEGMRARLLTVREVARLMGAPEGYRLPGSYNDGYLAMGDAVVPVARHLANNLLSKLVEAAYAVG, encoded by the coding sequence ATGACAGGCGAGCGTTTTCCGTTTCATGAGTTCTTCGCGGGCTCCGGCCTGGTGGGCTGCGGGCTGGCACCTTGGTTTCGCTCCGTGTGGGCCAATGATATCAGCGAGCGCAAAGCCGCCGTGTATCGCGCCAATCTGGATCCGTCGGTTCTGCACGTGGGAGATATCTCGCGCGTGAGCGGAGCGGATCTGCCCGCGGCGTCTCTCTCTTGGGCGTCCTTTCCCTGCCAGGACCTGTCCCTGGCCGGGAATATCGATGGGATCTATTCCGATCGCTCCGGTTCGGTCTGGCAGTGGCTGAGGGTCCTCGATGAAGTCGGCGAAGACCCTCCTGGCGTGATCTGCCTGGAGAACGTCGCGGGTCTCGTGAGCGCGCACGGCGGACGCGACTATCGGTGCCTGCACGCCGCTCTCGTCCGACGGGGCTACTCCGTCGGGGCGCTTCTGATCAACGCGGATCGCTTCGCCCCCCAGTCGAGGCCGCGCGTGTTCGTCGTCGGGACGAGGGGCCGGATACCTGAGGTCCTGCTCGGCGATGGCTGCTCATGGGCGCATCCGGCCGCTCTGGTCGGGCTCGGCGAGGCGATCGAGGGCTTCACTTGGTGGAGCCTTCCCGAGCCGAGAGGGCGGACCGCGTCGCTGGAGGACATCGTCGACCCGGATGCTCCCTTTGACAGAGACGATGTGCTGGCGCTCATTCCCGATTCCCATGTCGCGAAGCTCAGCGCCTCACGGCAGCGCTACGCGACCGGCTACCGGCGCACGAGAGCCGGCAGGCAGGTTCTCGAGCTGCGATGCGACGGCACCGCCGGCTGCCTGCGAACGCCCTCGGGGGGCTCTTCGCGTCAGTACCTCATCGCTTGGGACGGCGAGGGGATGCGCGCCCGTCTGCTGACGGTACGGGAGGTCGCGCGCCTCATGGGTGCGCCGGAGGGGTACAGACTGCCGGGATCCTATAACGACGGATATCTCGCCATGGGCGACGCCGTCGTCCCCGTGGCACGCCACTTGGCGAACAACCTTCTCTCAAAGCTTGTCGAGGCAGCTTATGCGGTGGGATGA
- a CDS encoding DUF4928 family protein — protein sequence MVQITRAFSEDSLPIDPREYVTGRQGQVDGLGEGNLRKILKEHDITRQLAKEAGRTDYTTASSMTSKQTRACISSMTAEPNKERSALSRATAP from the coding sequence ATGGTACAGATCACGAGGGCATTCTCCGAGGATTCGCTTCCCATCGATCCGCGCGAATACGTGACCGGAAGACAAGGGCAGGTCGACGGCTTGGGGGAGGGGAATCTAAGGAAGATCCTCAAGGAGCATGACATCACACGGCAACTAGCCAAGGAGGCGGGCCGCACCGATTATACAACGGCATCATCGATGACTTCGAAACAGACCCGAGCTTGCATATCGAGTATGACGGCTGAGCCGAACAAGGAGCGCTCTGCGCTATCGCGCGCGACCGCACCGTGA
- a CDS encoding GntR family transcriptional regulator, whose protein sequence is MENCNERSKPMPLYQIVKNDLRQKIITGALHDGECLPTERELAKQYGYSLSTIRKGIELLVEEDLLIKIRGTGTFVTLSQVFASKRSALLIDMSDLSQLGPTTAIRILSCGTVEASPTICRQLRLPEQSAVQQIERLIMVDDAPRAIEVVYGGEEQLPNLFISLTENVSIARVLRRYGMTNLTTDLTLHSTAATPEEAKQLSYISGGPTFSLDLRYLLQDDHPVAFSTMIWRADSMSFHAKIDAGGQLL, encoded by the coding sequence ATGGAAAATTGCAACGAGCGCTCAAAACCGATGCCTCTCTACCAGATCGTGAAGAACGACTTGCGGCAGAAGATCATCACCGGAGCCCTGCACGACGGTGAGTGTCTCCCCACCGAAAGAGAGCTCGCCAAACAATACGGATACAGTCTATCGACCATTCGAAAAGGAATTGAGCTTCTCGTCGAGGAAGACCTTCTCATCAAAATCCGTGGAACAGGCACCTTCGTCACGTTATCTCAGGTGTTCGCTTCAAAACGATCCGCGCTGCTCATCGACATGTCCGATCTTTCGCAATTGGGCCCGACGACGGCCATACGCATTCTCTCGTGCGGAACAGTCGAAGCTTCTCCGACGATATGCAGACAGCTTCGACTTCCCGAACAGTCCGCTGTCCAGCAGATCGAGCGTCTGATCATGGTCGACGATGCTCCTCGGGCTATCGAGGTGGTATACGGGGGCGAAGAGCAGCTTCCGAACCTGTTCATCTCCTTGACGGAAAACGTGAGCATCGCCCGGGTGCTCAGAAGATACGGCATGACCAATCTCACCACCGACCTGACCCTGCACTCGACAGCAGCCACACCAGAGGAAGCGAAGCAGCTTTCATATATCAGCGGCGGTCCAACATTTTCGCTTGATCTGCGCTATCTGCTTCAAGACGATCACCCGGTCGCATTCTCGACAATGATATGGCGAGCGGACAGCATGTCTTTTCATGCCAAGATAGACGCAGGCGGACAGCTGCTGTAA